The following coding sequences lie in one Oncorhynchus gorbuscha isolate QuinsamMale2020 ecotype Even-year linkage group LG10, OgorEven_v1.0, whole genome shotgun sequence genomic window:
- the LOC124045629 gene encoding 60S ribosomal protein L32: protein MAALRPLTKPKIVKKRVKKFIRHQSDRYVKITKSWRKPRGIDNRVRRRFKGQMLMPNIGYGSNKKTKHMLPSGFRKFLVHNIKELEVLMMSNKTHAAEIAHNVSSKNRKLIVERAAQLAIKITNPNARLRSEENE from the exons ATGGCAGCCCTCAGACCTCTTACCAAACCGAAGATTGTCAAGAAGAGGGTTAAGAAATTCATTCGCCATCAGTCTGACAGATATGTCAAGATCACG AAAAGCTGGCGTAAGCCCAGGGGTATTGACAACAGGGTGCGCAGGCGGTTTAAGGGTCAGATGCTGATGCCAAACATTGGTTATGGTAGCAACAAGAAGACCAAGCACATGCTACCCTCTGGCTTCAGGAAGTTCCTGGTGCACAACATCAAGGAGCTCGAGGTCCTCATGATGAGCAACAA GACCCACGCTGCTGAGATCGCCCACAACGTGTCTTCCAAGAACAGGAAGCTGATTGTGGAGAGGGCAGCCCAGCTGGCCATCAAGATCACCAACCCCAATGCCAGACTCCGCAGCGAGGAGAACGAGTGA